The Dendropsophus ebraccatus isolate aDenEbr1 chromosome 3, aDenEbr1.pat, whole genome shotgun sequence genomic interval TAGCATTGGCAACCTGTGGGGTCTGTGCGCTCTTTAATGTCCGGGACATCTGTAGCAGAATCTTATAAAAGAGATGCTTCTTAAAAGGGATCAGCCCTGCATGAATGAAATGGAACTGGTCAGAGAAATAAACGCTGGATATGATGATGGGTCAGCATGTACGTAGGTTTGGAACTGACTATAAACTACTAATCTCGCAGATGTTTCCAGTATCCAATGGTCAGTACCTTTCAAAAGTGGTCTAAGATtgggctagattcacacataacgTACCTGCAGCGCCTCCCGGCAGTCAGCGCAGCGGTGaggcagagcactgattggctgaccgctagGAGACGCTGagaggccccgaagcaagccgctGCGGGGACCAGGTACAGTATGTTCCcgggctgcaggggttaatggcactgagtttgacatactcgcagcgggatgacaatcctgctgcgagtatgtaagcccattaaagtgaatgggcaagtatctgcaggggatttcactgcgaattttcagcgagaaatccgctgcggatacgttatgtgtgtttgtaccctaaggaaggACAACCAATATGCTTTTGGCCACCCAAGGCTTTTCAATTTGGGTCCATTTTGTGAATGCCCACAGGGTTGTCCATGAGCGAATCCTGCAGAGATGGACCGCCAAATGGTATCTGTATACCCCTTGAAATGTCATGGCTACCATGACTTTGGCAGGAATGCGATGATGCCTCCCAAACAAACCTTTTCAAAGCCGTTTGGAAGGACTTTAGTAAGCAGTAGGTAGAGAAGCTTGGGTAGAATGgagatctatgggggagatttatcaaactgctgtaaagtagaactggctcagttgcccctagcaaccaatcagattccacttttcattccccacagattctttgaaaaatgaaaggtggaatctgattggttgctaggggcaactaagtcaattctactttacaccagtttgataaatctcccctaatttATTATTAACCTGAATGGAATTTTATTTCATCTGCATTATTGCATTAGATTGATTTCACTGTTGTGTTTACAGCTGAGGAGGTAATAGCCATCATATGAGTcagtaaagggaaactgtcagtgGGCAGCAAACTGAATAAactgctgccaatataaagtggTATTTAGATCAAACGGGTACCTTTATTTAATATGTCTGTAATGTGAAAAGGTAGAGAATTGGCTTTATACAATATTGCTAAGAgttacgctgggttcacactacctttttgaaatccatttttttcatccttttttgcaaaaaaaatgtgtgtgcatctgttttgatccgtttttccattgaattccactattaaaaaaacggatccgtttttttaacggacacatgAGGTAGACTACATTTTTGCttatgttaaaaaaacggattcgtttttgtcaattttttttaaattatggaattcaatggaaaaacggatcaaaacggatgcacacacatgcatccgttttttccatccattttttgcaaaaaaaggatgaaaaaaatggattgcaaaaacgttgtgtgaacccagccttactataaTCAtatcactgcagccaatcactggcctcagcattATACAGCACAAGATcactgaggtcactgattggctgcagctgagatgtaggtataaactttagaaattagaaaaaaaaagttgtttctttccatAAACAGTCGTAATCTCATAAAGCTCCTTTTCCATAAGGTACAAATAAAGGGTTTTGGGTCCATTGCTGGAACTCTTCCTAAGCTCACTAGTTGCTGGCAGTTCACCTATCTATTACTAATGAATAGGGATGTATACTACAAGCTTATGTTACATGGAAATATCAATTGATATCCCCCCCTTACACCTTCTCAATAGTAAATGAAAGAAATTACAGTTCAGTCATGGTAAATTATTGCCTAAtgaattaaaacaaaaaattccAAGAAAGGAAATTTTATTCGTGACTTTAACAACTGTTATTTTCCTGCAGGTGGCTGAGTATTTGTAAGACTCCGTCTTAGTGAAACATTCTGGCGGGCCAGATTTCAGGGAGTGTATGGAAAACAATATTTATTTTTGGTGGCAGACTCAGATGGTGCAAAACAGCAAGTAGGATGCACGGGCAGAAACGCTGCTTCTTATAACAGTGTATATGCTAATAGATCATGTTCATCTTGGAATGTCTTCTATATAAGGCACCTTGCACATTGCTACTATATTCTGCTCTTGTGGGTGGTATTGATTAGGAAATATTGGGATAGTTGGTTATAACAAGAAACCGTTTTTCTGATTAAAATGTTGCTTATTCATACAGGAAGATAGAAAACACATGAGATAGGCCATAGTAAGTACTGTAGCATATGATTACTATATATAACTGCAGCTACGctttaagaccatgttcacacaacgtatgttttgcataaatcacggctgttgttgcaattttcctggtttcctctgggtatttatttttttatatattaaagatttttttttttgagctgcTTTTCAAAGTAATACATATCAATCATCAAGGTGAATTAACATACATTGATGTATACATTACAGCGAATTACAAGGgttatgtattatactgtatactgagattgCTTCTTGATTGTAACCCTGTGTGGTAACATCTTATTTATCCTCTTCTCTCTACAGTTGTTGGAGACCCCGAATAGATACTAATAATAATGGATGAAGGAGTTGATGTTACAACTGAAGGTAACTCTCTTATCAAAGCGGTGTACCAAAGTAGACTCCGTCTCACGCGACTACTCTTGGAAGGTGGAGCGTATATCAATGAAAGCAATGATCGAGGGGAAACCCCACTCATGATTGCTTGTAAAACAAAACATGTTGACCACCAAAGTGTTAGCAAGGTTAAAATGATTAAATATCTCCTGGAAAACAATGCAGATCCGAACATTCAAGATAAATTTGGAAAAACAGCTTTAATGCATGCTTGCTTGGAGAATGCTGGATCAGAGGTGGTGTCTATGCTTCTAGAGAGTGGCGCTGACCCCAGTCTACAGGACCACACTGGGTTCTCTGCTCTTGTTTATGCAGTCAACTCCGGGGACAAGGAAACTCTAAAGATTCTCCTAAATGCTTGCAAGGCCAAGGGGAAAGAAGTTATAATCATTACAACTGATAAGTCTCCATCTGGTAGACAAACTACCAGGCAGTATCTAAAtgctccaccttctccaggcattgATCATAATTCTCCTACTCCGTGTACATCACCTTCTGAAATTGAGCTAAAGACATCCCCAACACCAATATCAAATGCTTTTGAAGCAGAAAAGGAACTCTTTAATTTTAAAGAGACTGATACCTCTATCGATATGAAAGGTTCCTCTGAGCCAGGCTCTCCAACGAAAAAGCCTCATATGATGCATATCGGAGCAAAGTTACCACTCCTTCAGAGACTACACTCTGAGCCTTGGCTGAAGATTCCTCCATCCCTGCTTCACCAACACAAAGTATCATCTCTTCAAGAGGAGCTACAAGATATCACCCCCGAAGAAGAGCTCTCCCTTAAAATAAATGGCTTAGTATATTCAAAGCGTTATTTCACTCGACATCAGAGCATTGACGTGAAGGATACTGCTCATCTTCTGAAAACCTTCGACTCTTCTGGACCAAGAAAACTCTCCTATGACGAAATCCATTCACAAACACTCTACCCCGAAGCAACACAAAACAAGTCCGAACACCCTGCTGACCAAGACCCCGATTCAGTGAACACAATGTCTGTTTCAAGCCTAAGGAGCATAGTTCAAAGAAGAAATTTAGGTGCAAACCATTACAGCTCCGACTCCCAACTCACAAGAAATCATGGTCTGGCTACTAGTGAGGACAGTAAATCTCTTTTGGAAAAAAAGAAGCTGTTTTCTCCCCCATCCTTGTTGTCAGGTTCCAGAGAATCTCTAGAAAATGTATCTGTCACAGCATTGAGTAGAAGGAATCATGCCCTTCTAGAGAGGCGCGGATCTGGGGCTTTACTGTTAGATCACATAAGCCAAACTAGACCAGGCTTTCTTCCACCTTTGAACGTGAACCCTCATCCACCTATTCCTGACATCAGTTGCCATAGTAAAGTATCCAATGTTATATTCCCAGGAGCAAAGCCCCTTGTCCCATCTGCTCCACTCTTTCCAAAGGAATCCAAAAGCAAGAAAATGCTTCTGCGGAGACATTCAATGCATACGGAACAGAttaaacaacttgtaaactttgAAGAGATTCTTGGCTAAAGAAAGACTTTAAGGCAAATGGCTTGGAACTATCTTACCAGTGCGCGCGCGCTCTCTCTCTAGACAGCACCTGCCGCACAAATCGCTTCAGACCTTTTCTGCAAAGAAACAGATCCGTTCAGCTTATGCTGGATAAATTATTAAAGCAGTAAAATGCTTGGTAGTTAGCAGTAATCACAGTTTTCTCTACAATATAAATGAATTGCTGCCCTACATAtgcagcctttttttttctatcagcaTAGCAGGTCGTAAGAAATGCAGAAGTATGGAGAAATGATAGATTCCAGTTACTGGGAGAACACGAGAAACCAGAAAACGGAGGTTTCCCCAGTTCAGGCGTATGATGGAGGAGACCATTTGTGATTCACATTAATGCACACAATGTGCTTTGTACATGCTAAGCGATCTAGAGTATTTTCTACGTACTAAGTACACTGGTGTATTCATAGAGCACCGCTACCTCTAGAGTGAATGAACACATAGATTTATTGATACAACTATATATTTATTCCATTATTGAACATATAGAACATTGACGTACTCTTACCAGATGTCTCGTGTTTATTGATGGGGCTATTAGCAGCCTCAAGAAGCTTGTTGGTGACTATTTAAGGCAAAGGAAGAATAGTTGAAATCCAAGGTTAAGAATGCACTACATATGTTTTTGAGCCTGTTCCTTGGTATTATTAAATTACATGTGCCATATTGTGTTCTGCACAAATGCTGGAACAATTCCAGTAAGTTTGACTGAGAGGGTTTAACACTACTTGATGTACCTGTACTCGTGCCTTGGGTTTACTATGTGTGGATTGCATTGGATGGAAGACTACATACTATAGCTTTCCTAAATAGAAAGATATTTCATTTCTTTTTGCATGTGGATACAGTGATAAAGTAGAATGTCCTCTGTTGGCAACACAAGGGCTAACTTCTCTAGTGGTCAATTTTTAACGCTACAAAAGGCTACAAACAACAATGCTGTGAACCTAAAGGCCAGTCCATGTACTACTTCCAAGCTACATGTGCAGCAGATGATACAAACCAAAGAACGTCACAAAGGTCAAAGACAATAATAGGTTATGAACACCAAAAATGTCGCTGTAACAGCACGAGTTTTTTTGAGAAGATAATTTATGGTTCACAAGTTACATAAAACTTTGAGTCAGTCTGTAAAATACATTgtattatttatctttttttttcatcctaaTTTATGGTTTTTAGCTGCACTGATAATTTtgcaggcttcagagctgaaatcttgcTGTAGTGAATTGCTTTCTTGGGAATGCCATTTTCACACCAGGCACTGTACAGGTGTCAAATGGCTTTACTTCATTACAGGAAGCCATTGGACTGGTATTGGACTGGTATTGTGGGCGACTACAACCCACCTATTGAGCAGTATATTTACAAAGATGATCAACTTATCTAAATTATATTATGTTTTTGCTTGGTTTATAATTTGTATTACTGAAAAATTATGTGTAAGCTGAATGAAATGGAAGGTGCGGTTGGCTAAGACTCTGTTGTCGAAGCAAAGGTGTGATGCTTTTGTTAGTTTTTTAGGAAGATAGGAAAGGATATGAGTAAAATGCTCACCTAGTGTCATACAGAATGAGgtcagtgtgtgtataatatTAGTTGATTGTGTACACAGCTTATTATATGTAACAATAACCACTATTTATATTGTGTAAATAAATAAGTTACAAGCACTGTGCAATGAATGAAAATGAAGGAGCACACCAAGTAAAACAGAGCCACTGTGTCTGCCTTGTGGGAGTGTTTTCTACACTAGACAGACCACAGTTGGTCACTGTAAAatgatcttttaaaggggttttccgataatacaaaacttcaatttgattattattattattattatcatcatcatcattcttattattatttattgataaagcgcccttaattcctgAGAGCTAACATTGAACTAAAAAatgaacatatattggtaaaaatgtctgctctgttgtcttcatCGCTCCACTTCCTGTCTACTGTAAATCCTGTAGTCGACTCTATTCTTGTTGTACACTGTAGCTGGGAATTTGGCCAACTCCATCTCCCTCCCGCTATCTGGGAAGCTGCTGTGGATGTAGTGGGTAAGGCAACAGTCAAGAAGGTATAATGTGAGAGAGATAGGGTTGGCCaaattcctggctagagtgtacagGAGAAACAGGAAGTCCATTATAGGGTGTACACCATCCGATGAAGACTACAGAGCAGAGAGTTTGCAACAGATGGAAAGCATGGACAACCACAGAGATGTAAAATAACTTAATGTATCAATATAAGTTTATTTATTACACATTTGGAAATAGGATACAACATTGGAACACCTCTTAAAAGATTCgttgttgcttttttttatgATGAATGTATTTATTATAGGAAATGAAGAGGCAATCGTCTCTATTCTGTTGATACAGGACAACTTGATCtgtgtctgtatttatttatttatttatttattgccctACGGTATCTACAAGATGTATTGTATTTAAGACTATATTTTTGTGCATTCTCTTTATTGATCTTTGATAcatatttgtattttattattatttttattattattattgtcattcTGAT includes:
- the ANKRD34B gene encoding ankyrin repeat domain-containing protein 34B is translated as MDEGVDVTTEGNSLIKAVYQSRLRLTRLLLEGGAYINESNDRGETPLMIACKTKHVDHQSVSKVKMIKYLLENNADPNIQDKFGKTALMHACLENAGSEVVSMLLESGADPSLQDHTGFSALVYAVNSGDKETLKILLNACKAKGKEVIIITTDKSPSGRQTTRQYLNAPPSPGIDHNSPTPCTSPSEIELKTSPTPISNAFEAEKELFNFKETDTSIDMKGSSEPGSPTKKPHMMHIGAKLPLLQRLHSEPWLKIPPSLLHQHKVSSLQEELQDITPEEELSLKINGLVYSKRYFTRHQSIDVKDTAHLLKTFDSSGPRKLSYDEIHSQTLYPEATQNKSEHPADQDPDSVNTMSVSSLRSIVQRRNLGANHYSSDSQLTRNHGLATSEDSKSLLEKKKLFSPPSLLSGSRESLENVSVTALSRRNHALLERRGSGALLLDHISQTRPGFLPPLNVNPHPPIPDISCHSKVSNVIFPGAKPLVPSAPLFPKESKSKKMLLRRHSMHTEQIKQLVNFEEILG